ACTGGGGAAATATAGatagaaaatttaaaattggaTACTTACCAAGTTCTTTTGGCTAGTTAACCTCCGAACAGATGGAGCACGGGCAACTGAGGAAGCAGCTGCAACTGCAGCAACACGTATTCTGCATGAAGTGGATAAAATTGTGAGTACAGATATTTCTGACCAAATCAGTCAACTGTAACTGAATTTGTCTGTCGATGGACGGTACCTCTTATGAACATCAACATATTCATCTGTTTCATCTACAATCTCCTCCTGTATTTGCAAAGAAGACAACGCAGGGACAGCATTTATTATAACTTTCATAAGAAAtaaagataaataaataaagatttTCAACAGCAAGCAGAAATTTCATCTAAAGTGACAAACTGAAGTATGGTAAACATCCTTCATAGCATGAAACTTAATCTGTAAGCCAAAAAAGAGGGAGAGGTCTGGTGTTAAATGTTAAAGACTCTAACAGCTGCAACGACAACTTTAAGAAAGGGCCATTGCTGCAAAATTGAATAACCCTATGAGTCAAATGGTTAAAACCATGTGTACCTGAAAAAATAAAATGGGTGACATAGCTGGCTCTAGGAGCCTTGAGGAAAATACACGTGAAGTAAGAAATATCTGTGTTCCTAGTTTTCTTTTATCCAAAATATGTGACACAAGAATACCCATTGGCCAGTGGCCACTGCTATACAACAGCTTATGATAACAATTACAACAGGGGGGGGGGAATCATAACAAGGTTGTTTGGGCCATATGGGCAAGCATTGCATCATTAACTTGTGAGTGATGCATGAGAAATTAAAAGACTAGGGCCTCGTTCTAATCTCTTAATTaagtttcaagaaaaataagctaaaaaaaatatttctggTGAAAAGAAAGAAGTCTAACTGTCCAAGTCTAATAAGTAAGTGTCAAAGTAAGAAAGTTCAGGGAAGGAGTTTTCTGATCAACAGAATGAAATTTTAAATCTCATTATTAAACATTCGGGTCCAGGATGATGACACATGTCTCCTATGTGGAGTTTGTCTTATGACTCACGGTCATCTGTTTTATAATGTTAATTATAATGCTGGAAGTTGGCTTGAACTTTTCTATAAATGGTTTCAGGTCATATTTAGTTAGGGCAAGGTATACAGACACTGGAATCTGCAAGAGAGTCTTCTCCATTTTGGCTGCCTTAGTCAATCATATCTGGCAGTATCGCACTGTTAAATGGGGACATATAGATCCAGAGAAGTAGAATACTAATCtataatatacttcgtatcaTCTATTGAACTTGTGCTGGAGACTGGAACAGGACATTTTTCCTATGATCCTATCAAAGCACCTAGAAGTCATAAAGCATGGTTTTGACAGATTTTGTATTAAGTGGTGTCCTAAAATATTTGTATCATGTATTGGCTTGTCCTTGATACCTAGGTTCAGATAATTTTCCTAGAAAGGGACCTTATCTTTGGGTGAGCTGTTTCCAGGATGTACAGTATGCTTCCTTTTCTTTATGAACTAAAAATTTGAGCAAACAAATTTCCTCACTAACCTTAACtgaacaataaataaataaattttagcTACCTGCAAAAGCTCTTCAAATACATCTTCGAGGGTGATAATGCCAACAACGTCTCCCTCATCAATATCCTCCACATTGTACGTATTGCTTTCTTTAGAGATTTTCTCAATGTCTACAATACTCTCAGAGTTGTCCTTTTTCTTGGACAATAAAGGAGTAGCTAAATTATACTCGCCATCGCTGCTTTTTGCCTTGTTGGATTTTTCAACATCAACAACAGGTAAATTATTTATGCTCTTCGGTCTTGCCTTCACCACAGCTGCCATATGACTATGACCTTTCTGAAATTCATTAAGTATGTCATACAGAGGCATGTCTGCTGGAACCCTGGAAAGAATGCCGGAAAAATCATTCCCCCAGTAATGAACCCAAGAACTAGAGAACTAGAAGCGGAATATGAATGTATAGACTCTAGAGCACACCTTGGAATTTTTCGTATTGAAACTGCACTTACAGGAGTCTCAGTTTCAGGTCTCACTGTTAGAAGAGTTTTAACCTGAAGAttgaaaaaagtaaaacaatttTCTTCAGGAAGCCATACCATTAGAAGTACATGAAAAACCTATTTGAACAAGTTAATTTGTTGTCCATACATAAAGAAGACTCAAAAACTGACTACAAGTTTATGAGACCCACCAACAGAAgtccaataatattttttggaTTCCCAGAGTAAACAGGTACTCGGCTATGTCCACGAGCTAGGATCTTTCCCATTGCTTCCCTGCAGAATGAAAATGCTCAAATCAATAAACTGCATTCTCTACTTTTTCTCTTAAGAGAGGGGGGGTGGTTACTGCAGATAGTTCATCTCTTTAACTCCGCGAAAGAAGATATAGGGGCACATCTAACCTCAAGtgctaaattaaaaaaattaatggtaGCTTCTTTTTGTCTCTAAACATGATAATAACAGTGGACGAAGGGAGTGAATTATGAATGAAATTAAAAGAATATCTTGGGTACTAAGGCATTGCCAATGGcccaataaaatataaaaagccAGTATATTCACGCAGAAAAATGCACTCCCCAGGTAATTTTCCTTATCAGCTATGCGGTAACCGTCACCAAACATTTTCAGCATCAGACATGAatgctccgtttggtagggtgtaaaatattttcatggaaaacagtTTTTCTTCTATTTTCAATTTTACATTGTTTGGTTTGCAAAGGAGTGTAAAACAATTTTCCCTAGAAGTAAAATTGCTCTCCCAATGATGGAAAACCATTTTCCCTTCAAAATGAAgagaaaattgttttccttccttttccttATCTCTCTTGTACACTCCTCTCACTACCTCCTTACTTTCCCTTTCATTTCATCATTTTTCTTACATGGAACCAAACAACGGAAAACTAATTGTGGAACCGTTgtaaattgttttccatgaaaatcattttacactgaaaatgttttacacatAACCAGGAGCCGAAGTTAAAGAAACACAGAAAACAACATTACTCCACAGTACATAATCTTGCCTTATCTTAAGGTGATTAGCACTACCAGTGACCAATTTGACTTGgctttttctatttcttttccCTGGGGGGGTgagggggggggaggggggagAGGAAGGAGAAAGACAACACCATTACCAGTCTAATTTTGAGTCGACATCCAAGGAAAACGTTGACTCAATAGGCGTCATTGCCTCCTGAGCAGTCTGTTCACCCACAGAGGAAAACAGGAACCAAAGTTATATAATACGAAGTAGCTTTTATAACAAGGTTCATAGCAGACTTGCAGCCAAATAATCATCTCCAAAGCAGGAACCACACTTATATAATACGAAGTAGCTTTTATAACTAGGTATATAACAGGCTTGCAACTAAATAATCatctacaaaaacaaaaagagtaAAGAGTTAGGGTCGAGCAAGATATCTCAAAATTGCAAGCCTTAAGCAAGACATGTTTTTTATTCGTGGGGTGGGGGGTGGGGGAAACAAAACAccgagtttttaattttatttttattgaaggGATACCGATTCGCTACAGCAAACAATAATCTCCGCTTAGTGGAGTTGTTTGGCATCTCGATGTCGACTCATCAGTCATCACATCCTGGGGATGCGGTTCCGACGTGCCCAGAAGCCAGAGGCGAATCCGTACCTTTACACTGAAAGTCGTGCCTTGCGCGATGGTCAAGTGTTTACTTACTATCCGCTAGTTCACGATCACTGGAAACAgtttttttcatgaaattaacAGCCCGTTTGATAGCCGACTATAAATGGTGTCAATGAAAATGAATTTGTATGCAAATTTGTGAGAAAAATCAATTTCCATTCCAATAGTATGATATTAATGTTAGTTCACTCAAAATTTTCTCTtgtttcttcataaatttccattaccatccattaccaTTTGGAGAGAAGTATTGTgtgggaatgcaaatttatgaagaaaaacaccaagtttGAGGTAAGGtttcattaccatggacattatgatgttatttttttcttgcCAAATAACACTTAGATTATCTCTTCGCACCATTTATTACTAGCTACCAAATGAGCCATAAGAGTAAGACTGCGTACATTTGAACCTCCCCCAAATTCTACGCTAAATAGGGGGAGCCTTGTGCACTTGATATGACCACCTTATTAAAGGGATACAGTGGATATTTAACCAAAATCATGTATAGAAAAGGAGAAAATGAGTCTCCTGTACCAAGCCCATTTCCTTTCTCTATCTAGACAACATAAATTCCAAATAAAGGCCCGCATATTTGACATTCCACACTAAACCATGGCAATTTGGAAAGTTTAGTATGAAGCCAACTTTAGCTGAACTTTCAAATGCATTTGTGGTTCTTGGATTGAACCCAACACAAACAAACTTTAAAAGATTTACATTACAATTTCGAAGGTGTTTCAGCAGCTACCTTCTCTGTCAAATCTAGTGCTCCGCTGATAATTGTTGTCTCGTCGTGAGTAAGTTCACCTCCCTTTCCAGCCTAAAAGACAATAAAATCTTATCAGTTTGAAAGTGAAAATAACTAAGGGGAAAGCTGAAGCATACAGATAATTTCAGCATTCAACAAGTCGAACAGTTTCAAAATCGCTGATATTGTAATTTAATAAAAACACTAGTTGTTGGCTCAGGTGCCGAGAATTaatctttataaaaattatgaaaaaa
This genomic stretch from Spinacia oleracea cultivar Varoflay chromosome 3, BTI_SOV_V1, whole genome shotgun sequence harbors:
- the LOC110778662 gene encoding DUF21 domain-containing protein At4g14240 isoform X2; translated protein: MQVLNAVALARFALRNTADGLASEIEFGTPWWFIYAGICCFLVLFAGLMSGLTLGLMSLSLVDLEILKRSGTSSEQKQAAAILPVVQKQHQLLVTLLLCNAAAMEALPIYLDKMFNQYVAIILSVTLVLAFGEVIPQSICTRYGLAVGANFVLLVRILMILCYPIAYPIGKVLDCLLGHNEALFRRAQLKALVSIHGQEAGKGGELTHDETTIISGALDLTEKTAQEAMTPIESTFSLDVDSKLDWEAMGKILARGHSRVPVYSGNPKNIIGLLLVKTLLTVRPETETPVSAVSIRKIPRVPADMPLYDILNEFQKGHSHMAAVVKARPKSINNLPVVDVEKSNKAKSSDGEYNLATPLLSKKKDNSESIVDIEKISKESNTYNVEDIDEGDVVGIITLEDVFEELLQEEIVDETDEYVDVHKRIRVAAVAAASSVARAPSVRRLTSQKNLLHG
- the LOC110778662 gene encoding DUF21 domain-containing protein At4g14240 isoform X1, encoding MQVLNAVALARFALRNTADGLASEIEFGTPWWFIYAGICCFLVLFAGLMSGLTLGLMSLSLVDLEILKRSGTSSEQKQAAAILPVVQKQHQLLVTLLLCNAAAMEALPIYLDKMFNQYVAIILSVTLVLAFGEVIPQSICTRYGLAVGANFVLLVRILMILCYPIAYPIGKVLDCLLGHNEALFRRAQLKALVSIHGQEAGKGGELTHDETTIISGALDLTEKTAQEAMTPIESTFSLDVDSKLDWEAMGKILARGHSRVPVYSGNPKNIIGLLLVKTLLTVRPETETPVSAVSIRKIPRVPADMPLYDILNEFQKGHSHMAAVVKARPKSINNLPVVDVEKSNKAKSSDGEYNLATPLLSKKKDNSESIVDIEKISKESNTYNVEDIDEGDVVGIITLEDVFEELLQEEIVDETDEYVDVHKRIRVAAVAAASSVARAPSVRRLTSQKNLNQGGINRQGQSVKKPSDEIPTSTK
- the LOC110778662 gene encoding DUF21 domain-containing protein At4g14240 isoform X3, with translation MEALPIYLDKMFNQYVAIILSVTLVLAFGEVIPQSICTRYGLAVGANFVLLVRILMILCYPIAYPIGKVLDCLLGHNEALFRRAQLKALVSIHGQEAGKGGELTHDETTIISGALDLTEKTAQEAMTPIESTFSLDVDSKLDWEAMGKILARGHSRVPVYSGNPKNIIGLLLVKTLLTVRPETETPVSAVSIRKIPRVPADMPLYDILNEFQKGHSHMAAVVKARPKSINNLPVVDVEKSNKAKSSDGEYNLATPLLSKKKDNSESIVDIEKISKESNTYNVEDIDEGDVVGIITLEDVFEELLQEEIVDETDEYVDVHKRIRVAAVAAASSVARAPSVRRLTSQKNLNQGGINRQGQSVKKPSDEIPTSTK